A genome region from Primulina eburnea isolate SZY01 chromosome 9, ASM2296580v1, whole genome shotgun sequence includes the following:
- the LOC140841336 gene encoding uncharacterized protein isoform X1 produces MIRRMGKPSSNSQGDLHGLRCQHCAGPLSKEMETSEWTVSPLIRDSFSMIGSAVGGTAGAFYGFNHAMPFVRRWIKGPMWLHFLIGAPPVIVFSSGCAGLTGGSIPALVQLASSSYHAVVSSSSSPPRSSS; encoded by the exons ATGATTAGAAG GATGGGGAAGCCAAGTTCTAATTCGCAAGGAGATCTCCATGGCTTAAGGTGTCAACATTGTGCTGGCCCCCTTTCGAAAGAGATG GAGACCAGTGAGTGGACTGTTTCACCACTCATCAGGGACAGTTTTTCCATG ATAGGATCAGCCGTTGGAGGCACGGCAGGAGCTTTTTATGGTTTCAACCACG CTATGCCGTTTGTTAGGAGGTGGATCAAAGGACCTATGTGGTTACATTTCCTCATTGGT GCCCCACCAGTCATTGTTTTCTCATCAGGTTGTGCTGGATTAACAG GTGGATCTATTCCGGCACTTGTTCAACTTGCCTCTTCATCTTATCATGCAGTTGTGTCATCATCATCATCGCCACCGCGTTCATCTTCATAG
- the LOC140841336 gene encoding uncharacterized protein isoform X3 encodes MGKPSSNSQGDLHGLRCQHCAGPLSKEMIGSAVGGTAGAFYGFNHAMPFVRRWIKGPMWLHFLIGAPPVIVFSSGCAGLTGGSIPALVQLASSSYHAVVSSSSSPPRSSS; translated from the exons ATGGGGAAGCCAAGTTCTAATTCGCAAGGAGATCTCCATGGCTTAAGGTGTCAACATTGTGCTGGCCCCCTTTCGAAAGAGATG ATAGGATCAGCCGTTGGAGGCACGGCAGGAGCTTTTTATGGTTTCAACCACG CTATGCCGTTTGTTAGGAGGTGGATCAAAGGACCTATGTGGTTACATTTCCTCATTGGT GCCCCACCAGTCATTGTTTTCTCATCAGGTTGTGCTGGATTAACAG GTGGATCTATTCCGGCACTTGTTCAACTTGCCTCTTCATCTTATCATGCAGTTGTGTCATCATCATCATCGCCACCGCGTTCATCTTCATAG
- the LOC140841336 gene encoding uncharacterized protein isoform X2, which yields MGKPSSNSQGDLHGLRCQHCAGPLSKEMETSEWTVSPLIRDSFSMIGSAVGGTAGAFYGFNHAMPFVRRWIKGPMWLHFLIGAPPVIVFSSGCAGLTGGSIPALVQLASSSYHAVVSSSSSPPRSSS from the exons ATGGGGAAGCCAAGTTCTAATTCGCAAGGAGATCTCCATGGCTTAAGGTGTCAACATTGTGCTGGCCCCCTTTCGAAAGAGATG GAGACCAGTGAGTGGACTGTTTCACCACTCATCAGGGACAGTTTTTCCATG ATAGGATCAGCCGTTGGAGGCACGGCAGGAGCTTTTTATGGTTTCAACCACG CTATGCCGTTTGTTAGGAGGTGGATCAAAGGACCTATGTGGTTACATTTCCTCATTGGT GCCCCACCAGTCATTGTTTTCTCATCAGGTTGTGCTGGATTAACAG GTGGATCTATTCCGGCACTTGTTCAACTTGCCTCTTCATCTTATCATGCAGTTGTGTCATCATCATCATCGCCACCGCGTTCATCTTCATAG